One part of the Tachysurus vachellii isolate PV-2020 chromosome 6, HZAU_Pvac_v1, whole genome shotgun sequence genome encodes these proteins:
- the rtf1 gene encoding RNA polymerase-associated protein RTF1 homolog: MVNVKKRKGRVVIDSDSEDSASDDNLDQELLSLAKRKRVDSEEPEEPVSKPAASTDSETSDSDDEWTVGGTKTKKKAKPGKGAEKKNPTKKKVNKAASSGSSDGDSSAESSAPEEGEVSDSESNSSSSSSDSDSSSEDEVFRDGYGDDLMGDEEDRARLEQMTEKEREQELFNRIEKREVLKRRFEIKQKLKTEKKKVKEEKKKKKQEEEQEKKKQIQVTDTQVVMSHNKERRSKRDEKLDKKSQAMEELKAEREKKKNRTAELLTKRQPLKASDVYSDDEEEEEEDDDKSSVKSDRSSRLSSSDDEEEKEATPPKSQPVSLPEELNRIRLSRHKLERWCHMPFFAKTVTGCFVRIGIGNCSSKPVYRVAEIVDVVETAKVYQLGSTRTNKGLQLRHGNDTRVFRLEFVSNQEFTESEFMKWKEAMHGAGMQIPTLDEIAKKEQSIKEAVNYKFNDKDIEDIVKEKDRFRKAPPNYAMKKTQLLKEKAMAEDSGDGDKVKMLQDQLNELEERAEALDRQRTKNISAISYINQRNRSWNIVESEKALVAEGQNSKNQQMDPFTRRQCKPTMVSNARDPSVHAAILAHLNQKYGSGSGQDNSQQVNKQGPGNQRDKDITKTSSDLSEDLFKVHDFDVKIDLQVPSAETKSLSVSSNSLPVKDGAPRRSLNLEDYKKRRGLI; the protein is encoded by the exons AGGAAGCGTGTGGACTCTGAAGAACCAGAGGAACCCGTCAGCAAACCTGCAGCATCTACAGACTCTGAGACGTCAGACAGCGACGATGAG tggaCCGTCGGAGGCACCAAAACTAAGAAAAAGGCGAAGCCTGGTAAAGGGGCGGAAAAGAAGAACCCCacgaaaaaaaaagtgaacaaagCTGCTTCTTCAGGGAGCTCGGATGGGGACAGTTCAGCTGAGAGCTCTGCACCTGAGGAAG GCGAGGTGTCCGACTCTGAGAGCAACAGCTCGTCCTCCAGCTCAGATTCCGACTCGTCCTCGGAGGATGAAGTGTTCCGGGACGGATACGGAGACGATCTCATGGGAGACGAGGAGGACCGAGCGCGGCTGGAGCAGATGactgagaaggagagagagcagGAACTTTTCAACCGTATTGAGAAGAGAGAGGTGTTAAAACGCAG GTTTGAAATCAAGCAGAAActaaagacagaaaagaagaaggttaaagaggagaagaagaagaagaagcaagaggaagagcaggagaaaaaaaagcagattcaGGTTACAGACACTCAGGTG GTGATGTCCCATAATAAAGAGAGGAGGTCAAAGAGAGACGAGAAGCTGGACAAGAAGTCGCAGGCCATGGAGGAGCTGAAAGCTGAgcgggagaagaagaagaacagaacag CCGAGCTTCTGACCAAACGACAGCCGCTGAAGGCCAGCGACGTTTACTCCGacgatgaggaggaggaagaggaagacgaCGACAAGTCCTCGGTGAAGAGTGACCGCAGCTCACGGTTGTCATCCtctgatgatgaagagga gaaagaggccacgcctcctaagTCTCAGCCTGTATCGTTGCCGGAGGAACTGAACCGCATCCGTCTGTCACGGCACAAGCTGGAGCGCTGGTGTCACATGCCCTTCTTTGCAAAAACCGTCACCGGCTGCTTCGTACGCATCGGCATCGGGAACTGCAGCAGTAAACCTGTGTACAGG GTGGCTGAGATCGTAGATGTGGTGGAAACGGCGAAGGTCTACCAGCTCGGCTCCACACGGACGAACAAGGGGCTGCAGTTACG ACATGGTAACGACACCCGAGTGTTCCGGCTGGAGTTTGTGTCCAATCAGGAATTTACAGAGAGCGAGTTTATGAAATGGAAGGAAGCA ATGCACGGTGCAGGAATGCAGATTCCCACCCTGGATGAAATCGCTAAAAAAGAGCAGTCTATTAAAGAAGCCGTTAACTACAAGTTCAACGACAAAGACATCGAGGAT ATAGTGAAAGAGAAGGACAGATTTCGGAAGGCACCGCCAAACTACGCCATGAAGAAAACACAACTCTTGAAAGAAAAG gcgaTGGCAGAGGATAGTGGTGACGGCGATAAGGTGAAGATGTTGCAGGATCAGTTGAACGAGCTGGAGGAGAGAGCTGAAGCATTAGACAGGCAGAGAACTAAAAATATTTCTGCCATCag TTACATTAACCAGAGGAACCGCAGCTGGAACATTGTGGAGTCTGAGAAAGCTTTGGTG GCTGAGGGTCAGAACTCCAAAAACCAGCAGATGGACCCTTTCACCAGACGGCAGTGCAAACCCACTATGGTGTCCAAC GCCAGAGACCCGTCAGTCCACGCTGCTATTCTCGCTCACCTTAATCAGAAGTACGGTTCAGGTTCTGGTCAGGACAACTCGCAGCAGGTCAACAAACAG gGTCCAGGGAACCAGAGGGATAAAGACATCACAAAAACCAGCAGCGACCTCTCAGAGGACCTGTTCAAAGTTCATGACTTTGATGTCAAAATTGATCTGCAGGTCCCCAGTgctg AGACAAAGTCCCT